Sequence from the Balearica regulorum gibbericeps isolate bBalReg1 chromosome 15, bBalReg1.pri, whole genome shotgun sequence genome:
AAAGCGCGTGCCGCCTGTCCGAGAACCAATGCTCCTGTAAGATGTAGCGCCAAAGAGTTAACGTGCCTTCTTGAATGGAAGCTTTCTGTGTATTGCTTGAGCTCATGAGGACTTACGTGTTTAAAACAGTAATGATAAGAAAGGTCTCCAATCTTCCTGTCAGTGTCTGTCAAATCTGTCGTGGAGGTACCAGGGTAGTAAACAGCCGAGAACCTGAAACTTtacctgaaaaatgttttatcaaaAGGGCTGTTTTTGTCACTCCTGAGgtctcctctgctttccagttGTGGCTTTTTGACCAGTATCATGTGTTAAAAGGTTTCCAAACTATATTTACAATACAAACTTAATCTTTGacccttctttccctcttcttccaTCTTCCTTGCGAGTTGCTCCTCCTAAGTTGTAACATGTTTTCAACAGTGCcttgctgcatttcagtgcttttacTCTTCTACTTTGATCATACAAGGGTGTAATTCCTGGAATTTGTGACAGGCTAATTCACAATCTTCAATTTGTGCTGTTTCCTAAAAGACAAAGATCACCATCTGGGGACAGAACTTACTTAAAACATGTCATTTCCCACAACTGCAGCACAAGCAATAATGTCACTACTCTGACATGAGCTAAGGTCAGTGCTGCTGAAGGCATCTTCATAAAGATCGCCCTGACTGCAGAAGAGGGGATAGCAAATAGAAGTGCAAGCCTGAGCTGTGCTTGTTCTCTTCCTACCTAAACTCCTGGAGGAACAGAAAGTAATTTGCTCTTACAGTGCAATTTACAGTTTCCACCAGGAAATAAATCAATGTAACTTAAGAGGTAATGGCTGCCAGTCACTCCCTTTCCTACCATGCAGTGAGGTCTCACATCCTGTTAGAAGCCACCTCTCCCCTCGTGcttattttctgtcctcttctcCCCTCAAGCCATTCTCTCTGTTGGAACATTCAGAAACCCTCACTGCTGTCCCAGAAGCAGAGGTATCAAAAACTGTAAATAACTTGGGGTGcagcacaaaaggaaaaggaagattcTAAGGTGTTAACTGTTCTCTGAGTCTGAGCTGTGGCTTGCTGAGCATATGAAGAAGGGCATTTTTGAGTGGTATAAATTATTCAGAACTGCTGGAGGGAGACAAGAAGAAACAATCTTGTTCAGAGGGTGTGAATTTTGCCTGCCTGGAATATACTGTGTATCTTTGCTTTGCTCAAATAGCCTTATGTATGAAGCACTTTATCCAAACGCAGGAATTAAAGAACTATTACTACAGCTGGTAGACTGGAAATGTTTACAGATCCTATATTACATTCCAAGATTCTATCTGTAAGTGTTATATGTGTTTgtaaaagtgtttaaaaaaaaaaccaaaaaaaaccccaacaaaacttGTTTAAGAAGTTACGGATGTGATGTGTTATTTCTAGCAGAGTTTGATTAAGCTTTTGCTGCCTAGCATGCTGCATTGTGCTGACCTGAAATGCTGAACTGGTCACATGTGGCAAAGCCTGCAGCCATGGGTGATGGCACTTTGCAACATGGACTTGCTGAAAGTTGATTTTGTTCAGTATATTTTTGCCTGAAATGCTCAAAACAGTTCACGGCAGGAGCTGCACAAGCGAAAGCAGGGCTCAAACACTGCCATACATCTACCTCTGACTCTTGTTCTCCTAACTCCTATAACCTTACGCTACCTTCAGCTGGGGAATCCCGAAGGGATCTCTAACTAAACTTTTCAGGAGGCTTTCCCAGCACTGGTCAGACCTCACCTTGTCCCAGGAAGTAATGCCGAATAGGGAACTGTATAGAAACTGGCATAGAGAACCATATAGGAACTGGCATAGAGAAGGAACCTAATGGCTTCTGCTGCATCACAGTCCACTTAATGTTTCTGTGAAAGGAAGTCAACTCCTGAAAGGCCTTTAAACAGTCTAGAAGCTAGCCAGCTGTTCACAACAGAACAACACATGCTtttactaaaaaatatttttaattgttcaaaaacatttccagcCACAAGGGAAAAGCCAAAAGAATTATTCACCTGCTAGGAAAAGAGTTAACACTAAGTTTTTAATAGTTGTGATCCCATAACTGCTAAAGTATACCACAGCCAGGGACTTCACAGCATGGAAAATCTCgttacttttatttctgctctaaGAAACCCCCTTGTTACTTCCCAGTGACCTGGGAAACAAGTCTCCTTTGCTGGAGAGCTGAGAAAGGCGACCCTTAGAAGTAGCACTCATGGTGTTCTAGCCCAACGTGGGCAGCAGCGCGTGGGTggagtttctgttttcttaaacttCCTCCACTTCTTTCAGTGTGTGCTCCAGGATAGTGTCTTGTCCCTGGAACTTAAAATAGCCCCgaaacagctttttctgaagcagcaggGGAAACCAATAGATATCATCTGCCCACATGTGATTGAATGGCACTTCATCCAGCAGAAACCACTGTGGGCGCATTTCTggtgggagaaaacaaaagaacattGCATGAGACtttctcttgggttttttgctgcCTGGACTTTGAACATCTGTCAAGAGCAGCTTCCCTCTACAGTCCAGCTGCCACCCTTCTCAAAGGGATTTTGGCATGACTAGTTCCTCATTTCTTAAGAGCAATACTGTCTCAGAAGAGAATGCACATCCATGCTTCCTTCCCCTCCGCTAGCTACCTACCATCACTTTCTGTTGGCTCTCCATGAAAATGATCTGCTCGGAAAATGTGAACTTCCATGAGTTCAGAATTGCCTACAAATTCAAATGTGATCTGACCCATCTTCTGCAAGGTGTCCACAGTCAGTCCGCTCTCTTCCAGGAGCTCCCTGCACAAGAAATGGACTTCTTTACATGAAAGCAAGCAGTGGGAGAACAAAAAAGCAGTCACTGGCTTTACTTGCACATCCAAAACACTTCAGTGAACCGAAGATGAGAAAGCTGCACCTGTAAAACAGAGCAAGGCACAGCAGAGTTCTGGCTTCCACCAAACTATGAGACTACTTACACCAGAGTGAAGTCATGTCAGACTGGCTCGTGTTATTTCAGGCTCCTACAGCCTGGCAGGAAAATAGTCTGTGTTGGAAGGGGAAGATTCAGGAAAATGGATTGTTTAGTGTAATTTACACTCCTTGCAACATGATGATCTTTCCTGAGATTAGTTAGAAGCGTGTGAACACTCATAGGACTGTAGCTGGATGCGGCTCAAGAGCTCTGAGATACACTTCATGTAGACAAGCAAAAGGCTTTGCCAGCTTCAAGCTGAAGCTTTTAGGATTGTGGGGAAGCAGGTTATATATACTAGAACATCTGTACTTGGTACAAAATCAACTACTTCTGAGGCTAACTGAAGCTTATTTAAATACCACTATACACTACATAACATGATCTGCATACAGAATGTTAGGAATACTGTCTCCCATTCAAATGCCATATAAAACCCAAAGCAATTGTGTAAACTCTCCATTTCTGCTTCTTGGAAGTACATTTAGCATAACGAGAGGCTAGAAGGCAAGACTTTTAAGAGCACTTTGAGAGACTCGCCAGACAGCTCTTTTACATGCATCACCCATGCATGGCTACTCAAAGCACATTCAATTACTTGCTCTGTTTATGCCACACACTTAgggctgcttttatttttacctgcCTCTAACAGAATCGGCGCAGCTTGAAGTTAGTCATGGTTTTTCTAATGTACAAAAATAAGTAATACTTTGAAACAGTGTATCTTCACTTAAGGTTTAATTATTAATGTAGTTGCATATTTGGCAGTAACTTAgcagctttaaaatgtaatggaaaTTATCTTTAAGGCTCCAGCTTTCTTTGGCATCAATTTCATGGGTCCTATCCTTCAAAATTATATATTCCAACTTAATGTCTTAGCTAATTTTAGTTTATCTGCCTgagaaaatatctaaaatagAGGCAGTTTTCCATCAACAAATCTTAAAGCCTCATTTTACAGGCTGTGATAATTGAACAACAAAGCTCAACACTGCTATGATTCTCCAAACAATTTCTCTGTCAGCTCTTTGGGTCTGTATATAGTAAGTGGAAACATTACAGGTAGCAAACTGGAAATAACAAACTAGCTAAATACTCCCAGTAGAAGATGTGCCACTGAGGAGCCGTGGGTGCCCAGGTGCTCAAGGGAACGTGGGGTGCCCAGTTGAGTATAGAAATCTTACGATACAGGaaacttttcttcatgtttcaCGTTAATATTTAACTCTCTGTGCTGTGAGGACGCTTCACACCTTACGCCACTGCAAACCCAACTGAGACAGTGCACCAGGGATCTGGTTTCTAACTCCAGGCTAGCATGGATAAACATGCACCGAGGAAATCAAATGCTAAATTAATCAAATCATTTGATTTATACCATAGTCAGTGGCAATGTCAGCCTAGCAAATGGAGGCCTGGTTTAAGTAACAAAACTGATCTCGCTCCCTCTACTCGGAGATGATGAATTACACAAAAAAGCTTCAGGTATGTCAAGGCCACGCACTGCTGGGTGCACATCTGCATAGAGGACCCTTCTGTCTCCTGGATTAGCTCACCACAGAGCCCAGGCAGTTGCACTGGCACAGCTGAGGAGACGGTTCAGAGCAAAAGTTGTTAGGTAGCTGTTGAGCTCACCAACACTGAGCTTCCTGCAGGTGTGAGGGCAATTTTGGGCATATAAAAGAAAGGAGGTGGCAAAGTGTAGCTTTGCGTCGGCAATATTCATGTAAAGAACGAGGTACCTAATTTTTAGAGGAGTTTAGCAATTAAGCTGCAAACTGCTATTTGATTTTAATGACTAGACAGAATAAAGAACTTCAACAAATCAGTacttaaaagcttaaaaaatggTACTGTGCCTCTGTACTGATGGAATTTAATTCCTTAACTCAGCGTTGGGGCTTAAAAATGCTGCCATGCAGTCAAATAATAAATTTCTACAGTGCCTGTCAGGGACCCCTAAGAATTTCTACTACCTTGTCACTACATTTTTATGCAGTACTAAAAACTCTACTGGAGGGTAGCATCTGTTCAACAGCTTCAAAATTTAAACAATAAGCAGTACACTGGCACGAGCTGTAATTCTGCTATGTGGCCACCGCTAGCAGACCAAGTTTCAGTTTAGATCAGAGTCCAAGAGACGAGGGAGCACGCTTGGTAACTTCCAGTTACTCATAGACCAGATGACAGTTAAAGATTTGCAGGTGACAGGCAACAGGGAGCAATCCCGTTGCTTTGGACACATGGACGATACCCCACATCCTGCAGAGCAAGTGATTTTCTCTGTTCAGAGATGGCTCACAACTGTGCTCATGAGTAACACAGTGGTTATGAGGGCGTTAATGATCAGCCGAGCCGTTGTAACTCCACCTGCGGCCCATCACAAATGGTCTAACACCTCCACGGCCCACCCTGTGCCCCAGTacctgcctctccccagggcACCAGCTGAGCTGGGTCAGGCCTCACCTGCGAGCAGCCTCCTCGATGCTCTCCCCTGGCTGCACCTTCCCCCCAAAGCCGTTCCACAGCCCAGCTCCAAACCCGCGCTTCTTCATGCCCAGGAGGACGCGGGGCGGCTGCACCACCAGGACGAGGGTGAAGAGCCTGGATGTGTACATGGCTCCTGGGAGACAGATGAGGAGGGCGTGCTGCGCCAAGGGCTCCTGGCACCCCTCAGTGGGGAGGCcaggctgctcctccagcccagggGGGCAGACAGCCCCTCACCCCCCAAACACCCAGCAGCTTCTCCCAAAATACCCGGTCCCACCATCTCCAGCCCAAACCCTTGGTCCCCCAGTGCCTCTCCCCATGCGTACTTCTCTAGCACTCCCCGCTGACTCttgctctcctgctcccccagcaacccctccccaaacccttggtcctccctccccaaatccTTGTCCCCCCAGAGCCCCCTCCCCGAATCCCTGATCCCCCGCAGCCCTTCCCCGAATCcttaacacccccccccccccgggcggCACCCCCAGCGCCAGGCTcccccgtccctgtcccccgAGCACCTCTGTCCCAAACACCCGACTTTCCCGCCCACCGCTGCGTTGCCCCCTCAGACGCGGCGCGGCCTGGCCTGGCGTGGCCCGGCTCGGCTCttcccgcgccgccgccgctcccggcccgcccccggccccgccccgcggtAGCTGTGAGGGGaggcgggccggggcggccgccATGGCGTGGCGGGAAGGCGCCGCTGCCGCGGGCAGGTGCGTGGCGGGGCCGCTGAAAGGAGCTCGGCACCGGGCCGGGTCCTGCCCTGACgcggggggtgctggggtgtcCCCGGGGAGGCGCCGGGTTAGCCCCTCGGAACGGGCGTTTTGGTTTTGTCGGCAATGGAGCGAGGGTTAGTTACCGGGGAAGTGGTGGGAGCAGCGGCCGCGGCTGTCAGCGTACTCCGCCCGGAGAGCTGAAGGAGCCACCAGGGCAGCCCTCCTTCCTCTGAGGGGCTGAGGAGGAACGTGtacccctcccctcccctctcacGGAGGCCGGCAGCCCCTCTGAGGCAGCCCCGGGCCTTGCTGGGGTCAGTCTGCCATGTTGTGTCCCGctcaggcaccagagcagaggcgAGGAGCTGCCCGGGCGTGGGgccctccttccccccttcGCTCAGGGGTGACCTGCGAGGCCTCCATCCAAAATACATCCCTTTTCATTGACGTTCGACCAGATAACTAAAGGTGCCAACAAATCTCAACTTTGGAGGCTTTTTGTGAATCTGGTGATAAATGGGTGGAGTTGTAGTTGAGGTTAGAATTAATTGCTATAGAGACTTATGAAATATATAGTGATTATGCTCTAATTTATTAGCTCATCTGTCTTCCTGGGCAGCTGTTGGCATTTCGTTAGCAAATGTCTCCACACCACAGTGGGGGTTCTGAAGAAAACTGGAACTGAGCACTGGTGGCTGGAGCGGCACTTCAGGGATCCCTTTGTCAAGgcatcaaagcagcagcattacCGTTGCCGAAGTGCCTTCAAATTACTGGAGATCGATGACAAGCTTCATATTCTTCGTCCAGGACTTTCTGTTCTTGACTGTGGTGCAGCGCCTGGTGCTTGGAGCCAGGTTGCTGTAGAGAGGGTCAATGCCTTAGGTACCGGTAAGTGCATGTTTTTGACAGGCAAGATGGGGACGGTATCTTGAAGCACGTGAGAAAActcggtggtggtggtggtgtggggagGGGACGTGGGTACTGGCAAATGCCAGAGTCAATGATAGAAGCGTGAAGGCGTGTGCCTATGTGACGGTGAAAATCTTCTTATGGTCTGGAGAAATCATATTTGTAAGATAAAAACTTACCATGAAGTTCATAACAAAGTGTTCTGATTATCTGTGTTGTGGGGAGGAGCCCTTCATCCAGTTCTGAAATTTTTGTAGCCTCCAGCAGGTAACTtggcttttctgtatttttatttcccttcttgAAAAATGGTAGTAACTGCTACGTACGGCTTATGTTTTTTAAGCCATTAATATTTACAAGATAAGGTGTTATCATCTGTACTATTGTCCAGGATTTCTGGACTGTCAGCCTTGAAAGAACAGGagcaaaccaagaaaaatacCCTTTGCTTATCCAAAGTAACTGAGTTTTTGTGTCTTGAATGGACTAGCTTATAGCAAACCGTCCATCCAGATGCACGCAGCAAACTGTCTAAGGACAAGATGACCAGACATGGCAGGTGctatgttttttgtttattgacTGGCACGGAGCTGATGCATATGCAGATTGTTTGCAGCCATTATGAGTGTTCAGTGTGTTGTTCATTCTTGTAACCTAGATCCTGCTGTCCCCACCGGCTTCGTCCTTGGCGTTGACCTCCTGCGGATTTCTCCTCTGGAAGGAGCGGTCTTCCTGTCGAAGGCTGACATTGCAGACCCAAGCACGCTGAGGACGATTCAGAGTCTGCTTCCTGCGGAGAAGGTGGATGTTATCTTGAGCGACATGGCACCTAATGCAACAGGTATTAAAGAACTGGATCATCAGAAGTTGATCAATCTATGTTTAGGTCTTCTGAATCTGtcccaaagtattttaaagccaaaaggAACGATGCTGTGTAAATTCTGGGATGGACAGGAGTCCCATCTTctgcaaaacagactgaaggaGCAGTTCCGTGACGTGAGAACTATAAAGCCTCAGGCCAGCCGGAAGGACTCTGCTGAATTGTATTATTTGGCAAGACTGtacaaagggaaatgaaagctgagaaCTGCAGATTATCAAACAAGTGATCAGACATTGATTGGAAATCTGATTTtggtgtgtgtttaaaaaaaatcccaccattGACACCCTGGGAAAATCTGCCACAATTCTTATGAAGCTCATCAtgcttttcaaatacaaaaataaaccaggGTGGTGTCCTACTGAGTTTATCCAGTAATTATACAAGTAGAGACATCCAATCTAGCTTCTCACCTGTGGAGAAAGCGGTTGGGAATGGAGAGGAATAATTTGAAAGGCAACCTCTGAGGCTGGAgtaatggaaatgaaaataaaacagtgattATATGAGTTTTTTAATGTGTGCTTGAAAATCGTTGCACTACTAATGTCATATATGAGACTAACCGTAAAGGCGGCTGTCAGAAtgagaggggagcagggggagctTGAGCCAATTTATtgcctcttcatctttcttaaGAGCTGGTGCAATTTATTAGTGCATGTAAAAATAGATAACATTTTCGTGCCTGTCAGGATCTGCATCATCACGTACGATCTGTAGCGCAGCCACTCAGGATATATGACTCCGGCTCGGGAATATTTAGCCTGATGgctctgctgcattttctaAAGACATGGGTTATATTTAGAAATTGCTGCTTCATGGTACTTGTAAATCCAGTAAATGACAGTGGGGCAGGTTCATCGTTATGAGAAGATAATTTCCCCTGTGTTTTCAGTAACGTGTTATATTTGACTAATGATGTTTCTGAGGTGAAGTGTCAAGATGTTCCTTGGATCCCGGACAGGCAGAATTACCAATTGAGGTGCTGgaattttgtttgtaaaaataaatttagccACTGCCTTATCTGGAAGTGacaattttacattaaatagcACTTTATCAGGCCGACTGTGGCATGAGCTATAAGAGGAGCTGGTAGCCCCGTCTGTCTTCAAGACTTCTGAATCTTTCTCATTATAAACATCGCGTTTATCAAACACATTTATCAAACTTCACCTGCTTTGAAACCTCCTGATCTGGATCTCTGTGCTGAACCGTGCGCATGAAAGTGTTAGCCCGGCAGCCTAAACAGCGGAGCTGCGTGTTGCTTTCTATATGTttgggaatttaaaaaaaatacgaTGTTAGCGCGCTCTTCGGGAAACTTTGCTACCTGTGGTTCGCAACAGGAACCAGAGTGAGCGAGGCTACGCgtgtgctgcagctctggctgcagctgcgGTGGGGCCAGGCGGCTCTGCCCGTGCAGCAGGGTGGCAGCGCTGTccctggggtgggggacagGCCGGATTTGGGGGTGGGttgcgggggggggaggctgaGCTCGGAGCAATTTCGCACCGAGGAGGGGCATTACGGTACGGCGCGGAGGCCGCGGCGGGACTGCGCGCCTACTCCCGGCCTTACGGCGGCTCGGCCGCTGTTATCGCGAGAGCTGGGCGCGAGTTCCCGTGAGATCTCGACGCAGGGGCGAGGAGGGAGATCCAAGCGGGGcgcgcgccgccgcccgcggcgggtgagtgagtgagtgagtgagtgagggCGGGGAGGGAAGGACAGGACGGACGGGGGAGGCCGCCGGCTCcgctcggcccggcccgccgctcccgccgctcGGATGTCTCGCCTGGCCGAGCCCGGCGGCGCGGGAGCGGGGAAGGGAGGCTGTGCCGTGCCCCCGTTTCTCCCGCCCCCGTTTCTCCCACCCCCGGACGGCCGCTCGCCGCCCCTGAGGcgaggcagggctgtgggcgcTGCCGGGGCCCCGTTTCCCCTCTGCGCCCTCGGGGGGGTCCGTGAGGGCGAACCCCCCGCGGCGCCCAGGGCGGCCCGGCTGCGGGGAGCAGCTCAGCGCGGCCGCTGTCGGGGGTTTGCCGCGGGGCTGTGAGGGCAGGGGTCCCTTGGTCCCCTACAAGGGTGCCTTTGCCGAAGGCTTTTCTGCAGCGAGGAGGTGCGGACGTGTGTGCCTTAATTTTTAGTGCTGTTCTTGGTTTCAGAACAGGCTTGCTGGAGCCCAGTTACCTGTTGGCAGTGGCCTCTATCAGATTTATTTGCATGTGGTACCGAAGTacttatttcaaataaacattttcatttgggGTTTGGCTGATCCGTGGCCTGTGTGGTTCTACAATGTCTCCTCTTCATGATGATATAAACCCAAAGAATCACTGGTGTGTTCCTCTGAGCATGCACAAGCCTGAAAGCTAGCACCAAGTCCGTGTCTCTGATACAAGCCTATGTCAATGTTGTGGGTTGCCTTTCCTGGTCCTGAACCTTCTTTTACGCTTCTGGGACTTTGTGGGGTGTGCAGTCACTAGAGAGACTCCACCTAAGGCTTCCTTAAGTCTCCTGGGAACACATTGCATGCTTCTCTGAGCTGCaggctttgtttgcttttggccTTTTAGTACCCGTCCAAGTTTGAAGGAAGAATTGCAAAAAAATTTGTGAACAAGGAGACACAATTTTACTTAGGGAGGTGATCTGGGAACTTGGGAAGTCTTGTTGTGGGAAGTTACATTCCAAAGTGTTTTTTGGAAACCAGAATCAAGTTGTGTAGAGAGTAAGGTTTGCTGCCAGCATGGAATTAGTTCTCCCACCCCCATCAGCCTCAAATGTTTGGAGTTAGAGTAATGAGTTCTGCTTGTTAGTGTCATGTGCTATAGATCTTAGTGTCCTACAATGTTAACTTACATCCTATAATCTACCTTGATTAtataggaaaggaaaattcaaTTTTGTATAACTTATGACAGCTCCTATTTGTACGCTTGTGGGCTGAGATTCAGGGGagcatgtatttaaataaaagcaaaccatTTCAGGTAGAAAGCTCAGGGAAGAGCAAGCTGTGTTGCATCAGTTTCTTGTTTCAGAGACCTACTACTCCAGCCTTGGTTGGATAGTGTTTTCTGGTTCACGATGATCCCAGGGGTCACTAGCAGATTAAGTTTTGTACCCTGTAAATTGGAAGACCTTGCATTTAGTGTTTCCTCAGAGCAGTGTTGTATCTCTTTTTAGCAAAGCAGCTGGTATGCCGTGGGTTGCTCTGAATGTTTTGCTGATGACTTTCTGTGTATTTCCAGAGCCATGGAGGACTTGGAAGATAATACCACTGTCTTCTCCACCCTGAGATCCCTCAACAACTTTATTTCACAGCGCATGGAGGGAGTGTCTGCACTGGCTACACCAGGATCCTCTCAAAGCTCCTTGCAGATTCAATACCAGCAGAGGGTGCAGGTGAGGTGTCCTCAGCTTGGTGATGCCTGCAGTATCACTTCAGTGTGCTTGTAGACTCCTTTTGATTCCAGGAAACGGGATTGATTTCATTAAGATCTGACCATTCTTTCTAAATTTGATATTCATGCAAGCTCAGTAATGGGAGCTTGCTTTTGGTGAACATTCTAgaatctttaaatttttttttaagtgtcagacatttatttctgttttgtaaaagtTTAAGAAAGGTCCTTTGaattttttctgtgcttgttaTATCTGTATACCAACTCAGGAAATTAAATTGTAAGTTGTTTTCATATTGCTGAACAAAGGAGCTTTATATCTgtgtaatatttttctagtaAGTCATTTGTTACCTTTTTTTACAATCTTCCTTAAAGTTTCTGTGCCTGGACACATAGAGGAGACTCACATTGTGCTGTGGCTTTGATGTGCTAACCAGTTGTGCTTTCTTGTCCCCTTCTGTTCGTATGcacgtgggggttttttacttttacctCTAAGCTGCCTTATGCTCATAAAGTATGGAGTAAGTTGACATCTTGGATCATGAGGACTGTTTATTAGGCTGTAAGAAAGTTTCTATATTCTGTATCTTGATATACTTTCAGTCTCTTAAGTATAAAACAAGCTTTGCATTTGGAATGTTGACAAATTTATGCATTTTCTGTCTGGGGTATATGTCTGGTTACAGAGATGGTTAGAGGAGGCTCTCTCTGGTTAGAGAGTCTTCATTAGTTATGTGTTGAATATACATTGCTTAGATGTTTAATATTCTATTAATGTTGTCTGTGCTGTAAGGTAATTTGAATGAAAAACGAAGTGTAATGTTGTAGCAGGTAGTAGAAAAACATGTTATTTTGCTCAGCAGTTAAATTTCATGGGAGGCACAATCTATGCTTCTTGGCTAGCTGCTGTTACTTTTATGAGGCTTGGGGAGTTCataattaaccttttttttagaaagagaagTACAGTTTGTCAGAGTACTTCTAGAGATTGAGTGAAAAATTCTGAATGAAGAACTTGAAATTCACTTCTTTCCAACTAACCTTGATTTGGTGTGGGTGTATTGTTGAACTCTTGGTTTCCCCATCTGCAGCTGGTGTGAGAAGACAAGTACCATAAATATGGTGGTAGTTTCCTTGTAATTTGTAAAATGGCATGCAAGTGTCAGCTGAGTAGTGCAGGGTAGGAGATAATGATATTATTTCAGTGCTGTTAATGGTGCATAATGTCCCTTTTCACACATGAACTGGCCAGTTGGAAGAACAAGCTGGGCAGATCCACTCCAAATCCCAGCTCCTGCAGGTGGAACGAGAGAAGATGCAGATGGAGCTTAGCCACAAACGAGCTCGCATTGAGCTAGAGAAGGCAGCCAATACCAATGCCAGAAACTATGAGGTAAGTATTGCAGTTGCAGATATCATAGGTCTAAATCAGAACATACATAGTGCATCTATGTTGGTGTTTTAGTTTGAATCAGGGATGTGTTCTTGACTTCTCAtgtgctgtgctttggtttgCAGTGGTG
This genomic interval carries:
- the NUDT1 gene encoding oxidized purine nucleoside triphosphate hydrolase; the protein is MYTSRLFTLVLVVQPPRVLLGMKKRGFGAGLWNGFGGKVQPGESIEEAARRELLEESGLTVDTLQKMGQITFEFVGNSELMEVHIFRADHFHGEPTESDEMRPQWFLLDEVPFNHMWADDIYWFPLLLQKKLFRGYFKFQGQDTILEHTLKEVEEV
- the MRM2 gene encoding rRNA methyltransferase 2, mitochondrial, with product MERGCWHFVSKCLHTTVGVLKKTGTEHWWLERHFRDPFVKASKQQHYRCRSAFKLLEIDDKLHILRPGLSVLDCGAAPGAWSQVAVERVNALGTDPAVPTGFVLGVDLLRISPLEGAVFLSKADIADPSTLRTIQSLLPAEKVDVILSDMAPNATGIKELDHQKLINLCLGLLNLSQSILKPKGTMLCKFWDGQESHLLQNRLKEQFRDVRTIKPQASRKDSAELYYLARLYKGK